From the genome of Prevotella herbatica, one region includes:
- a CDS encoding glycosyltransferase family 2 protein translates to MVKALCTQCENIEGLHYEIIVADDGSSDEHSRIVNKEILELDNIKYIIRKENVGRSVIRNFLAKEATYKWLLFIDSDMSVDCDEYVINYLEQDDKYEVVYGGYCLASGENSNLRFIYEKSAEKAHIAAKRNCHRYQDLHTANLIISQRVILSNPFDERILNYGYEDVLLGKRLKENRIEILHIENPLILDNYESNSEYLEKTKEGLQTLKKFSNELNGYSRILAISNRLSRFHQKWIVKLFWKLFQKHLEKKLIGKTPNISTFTMYKLGYFISIS, encoded by the coding sequence CTGGTTAAAGCGCTTTGTACTCAATGTGAAAACATTGAAGGATTACACTATGAGATTATCGTTGCAGATGACGGAAGCAGCGATGAGCATTCACGTATAGTAAACAAGGAAATCCTAGAACTTGACAATATAAAATACATTATCAGGAAAGAAAATGTTGGAAGATCAGTTATAAGGAATTTCCTTGCAAAAGAAGCTACCTACAAATGGTTGCTGTTTATAGACAGCGACATGAGCGTAGATTGTGACGAGTATGTCATCAATTATCTAGAACAAGACGATAAATACGAAGTTGTATATGGAGGATATTGTTTAGCTTCTGGTGAGAATTCCAATCTGAGATTCATTTACGAGAAGAGCGCAGAGAAAGCACATATTGCAGCAAAACGGAACTGTCACCGATATCAAGATCTACATACAGCAAATCTAATAATTTCACAAAGAGTTATACTTAGTAATCCTTTTGACGAGAGAATCCTAAATTATGGATATGAAGATGTGTTACTTGGGAAAAGACTGAAAGAAAATAGAATTGAAATTCTGCATATTGAGAACCCGTTGATATTGGACAATTACGAATCAAACAGTGAGTATCTCGAAAAGACAAAAGAAGGATTACAGACTTTAAAAAAGTTTTCAAATGAGTTAAACGGATATTCACGTATATTGGCTATTAGCAATAGGTTATCACGCTTTCATCAAAAATGGATTGTGAAGCTATTTTGGAAATTATTCCAAAAACATTTAGAAAAGAAACTAATAGGTAAAACTCCTAATATATCTACATTCACTATGTATAAGCTGGGATATTTTATTTCAATCTCCTAG
- the tamL gene encoding translocation and assembly module lipoprotein TamL, with product MNKIKFLIYISAIVLLMSCNASKFVPENKYLLESVKVESDNKELNPAMLQAYVRQKANSKWFSIFKIPLGTYSLAGRDSAKWLNRTLKNIGEKPVVYDTIMADRSVNDLTTAMRNMGYMHATAQIKTKIRGHKIKAIYLLHPGEPYYISSIKYDIKDSVIAKLLVNKNMRSPFKAKLASGSRFTVDELNAERKNITSFLLDNGYYKFHKDYIIFSADSARNSKDINLVLHLLPYRVTSASPDTLHPCYTINKINFLSGDTVRIHLRNSVLRYSTALQEGKPYKSSALQNTYNKFARLQAVRFTNISFREHPDTTLLDCDIQLSTNKPNTLSFQPEGTNTAGDLGAAASLTWENRNLFRGSELFSIQLRGAFEAIKGLEGYQNQNYEEYNIESKLQFPRFLAPFLSNAFKQRSNATSELSLNYNLQNRPEFHRRIFSAAWRYKWNEPRHHLSYRVDLLDLNYVYMPWISATFKHDYLDSVSNRNAILRYNYEDLFIMKIGAGITYNDGINVVRANVETAGNILNGLSRAFGFKKNSNGQYTLFNIAYAQYAKFDFDFTHLLRFDNSNSLAMHLGFGLAWPYGNSTILPFEKRYFSGGANSVRGWSVRELGPGSFKGTDGRIDFINQTGDMKLDMNLEYRTSLFWKFDGAAFIDAGNIWTLRNYAEQPGGQFKINEFYKQIAMAYGVGLRLNFSYFIIRFDMAMKAINPAYETEKEHYAIFHPNLSRDFDFHFAVGLPF from the coding sequence ATGAATAAAATTAAATTTTTAATATATATATCGGCAATAGTTCTTTTAATGTCGTGTAATGCTTCTAAGTTCGTACCTGAGAATAAGTATCTGCTTGAAAGTGTGAAAGTGGAATCAGACAATAAAGAACTAAATCCTGCCATGCTTCAGGCGTACGTGCGTCAGAAAGCTAACTCTAAATGGTTTTCGATATTCAAAATACCTCTTGGAACTTACTCTTTAGCAGGAAGAGATTCTGCTAAATGGCTAAACAGAACTTTAAAAAATATTGGTGAAAAACCCGTTGTCTATGATACTATCATGGCTGATCGTTCTGTTAATGATTTGACAACAGCTATGCGTAACATGGGATATATGCACGCTACAGCACAGATTAAGACAAAGATAAGAGGACATAAAATAAAAGCTATTTATCTGCTGCATCCGGGAGAGCCATATTATATCAGTTCGATAAAATATGATATCAAGGATAGTGTAATAGCTAAACTGCTTGTAAACAAGAACATGCGCAGTCCATTTAAGGCAAAATTAGCGAGCGGAAGTAGGTTTACCGTTGATGAGTTGAATGCTGAGCGAAAGAATATAACAAGTTTCCTTCTTGATAACGGATATTATAAATTTCATAAGGATTATATAATATTCAGTGCCGATTCTGCTAGAAATAGTAAAGATATAAATCTAGTACTACATCTCTTGCCTTATCGTGTCACTAGTGCCTCTCCGGACACTCTTCACCCATGTTATACGATAAATAAAATCAATTTCCTTAGCGGTGACACGGTGAGGATTCACCTAAGAAATAGTGTTCTTCGTTATTCTACCGCTTTGCAAGAAGGAAAACCGTATAAAAGTAGCGCATTGCAAAATACATATAATAAGTTTGCTAGGCTACAGGCTGTAAGATTTACGAATATAAGTTTTCGTGAACATCCAGATACAACATTGTTGGATTGTGATATACAGTTGAGTACGAATAAGCCAAACACGTTGTCTTTTCAACCAGAAGGAACCAATACTGCCGGTGATTTAGGTGCTGCAGCAAGTTTGACGTGGGAGAATAGAAATCTTTTTAGAGGTTCGGAATTATTCAGTATACAGTTACGAGGTGCTTTTGAAGCCATAAAGGGTTTGGAAGGTTATCAAAATCAGAATTATGAGGAATATAATATAGAGAGCAAACTTCAGTTCCCTAGATTTCTTGCTCCTTTCCTATCAAACGCATTCAAGCAGCGCAGTAATGCAACATCAGAATTGTCGTTGAATTATAATCTGCAAAACCGTCCTGAATTCCACAGACGAATATTCTCTGCTGCATGGAGATACAAATGGAATGAGCCTCGTCATCATCTTTCATATCGTGTAGATCTTCTGGATCTAAACTATGTGTACATGCCATGGATAAGTGCCACGTTTAAGCATGATTATCTTGATAGTGTGAGCAATAGAAATGCTATACTTAGATACAACTATGAAGATTTATTTATCATGAAGATTGGTGCCGGTATTACTTACAATGACGGTATAAATGTAGTAAGGGCAAATGTTGAGACTGCTGGTAACATACTTAATGGACTGTCAAGAGCCTTTGGCTTTAAGAAAAACAGCAATGGACAATACACATTGTTTAATATAGCCTATGCACAATATGCTAAATTTGACTTCGACTTTACTCACTTGTTGAGATTTGATAATAGCAATTCTTTGGCAATGCATCTTGGGTTTGGTCTCGCATGGCCTTATGGAAACAGTACAATATTGCCTTTTGAAAAGCGATATTTCTCAGGCGGTGCAAATAGTGTTAGAGGATGGAGTGTGAGAGAGCTAGGTCCAGGAAGTTTCAAAGGTACCGACGGAAGAATTGACTTCATCAATCAAACTGGTGATATGAAACTGGATATGAACTTAGAATATCGAACATCTTTATTTTGGAAGTTTGATGGTGCTGCATTCATTGATGCTGGTAATATTTGGACTCTGCGTAATTACGCGGAACAACCAGGAGGACAATTCAAGATTAACGAGTTTTATAAGCAAATAGCAATGGCTTATGGAGTAGGGTTGCGATTAAATTTCAGCTATTTTATAATAAGGTTTGATATGGCTATGAAAGCTATAAACCCTGCTTATGAAACAGAAAAAGAACATTATGCTATATTCCATCCGAATCTAAGCAGGGATTTTGATTTCCATTTTGCAGTGGGATTGCCATTCTAA
- a CDS encoding bacteriophage abortive infection AbiH family protein → MKHLYIIGNGFDRHHNMNTSYLQFREWLGEKRPDVLNNINQLFDYNDDEWWQEFESNLATAITSELVQNEVIDNYPDLGSDNFHDADWYDAEYAVENRLSEVYSDIREAFNQWVSELEMGDKGRKIKLITDDATYITFNYTATLETLYSIDEKKILHIHGKASTGDELVLGHGVSEKDIEDMLEKDYPTDKEEGDDYVTQRAKYAAIDGVYNQRKKTQDIINRHEDWFASLKDVTNLYFYGHSFGEVDDPYFRKILSVVNKNNVQIEVSDYNSDNKSSIDNFMKSEGIGTKQYTIVDLNDKLLKSSLNSSIN, encoded by the coding sequence ATGAAACATCTTTATATAATTGGTAATGGATTTGACCGTCATCATAATATGAATACAAGCTATCTTCAATTCCGTGAATGGTTGGGAGAAAAAAGACCGGATGTCCTTAATAACATAAATCAACTTTTTGACTACAATGATGATGAATGGTGGCAAGAATTTGAAAGTAATCTTGCTACAGCGATTACTTCGGAGCTAGTACAAAATGAAGTAATAGACAATTACCCTGATTTAGGAAGCGATAACTTTCATGATGCAGATTGGTATGATGCTGAATATGCTGTAGAAAATAGACTTTCTGAAGTATACAGTGATATCAGAGAAGCTTTTAATCAATGGGTATCAGAGTTAGAAATGGGTGATAAGGGTAGGAAAATTAAACTCATAACTGATGATGCAACATATATAACATTCAATTATACAGCGACCTTGGAAACTCTTTATAGTATAGATGAAAAAAAAATACTTCACATTCACGGTAAGGCTAGTACTGGCGATGAGTTGGTTCTCGGTCATGGCGTCTCTGAAAAAGATATTGAAGATATGCTCGAAAAGGACTATCCTACTGATAAGGAAGAAGGTGACGACTATGTAACACAAAGAGCGAAATATGCAGCAATAGATGGCGTCTACAACCAACGAAAGAAAACTCAAGATATTATTAATCGTCATGAAGATTGGTTCGCATCTTTGAAGGATGTTACAAATCTTTATTTCTATGGTCACTCATTTGGAGAAGTAGATGATCCGTATTTCAGAAAGATTCTTTCGGTCGTAAACAAAAACAACGTCCAAATAGAAGTAAGCGATTATAATAGTGATAACAAATCCTCCATTGATAATTTTATGAAATCAGAAGGCATTGGAACAAAGCAATACACAATTGTTGATCTCAATGATAAGTTATTGAAATCAAGCTTAAATTCTTCTATAAATTAA
- a CDS encoding MBL fold metallo-hydrolase, translating into MLKFISFGSGSSGNCYYLYTETDGLLIDAGIGVRTLKKHFKNYGLQMTSIHHLLITHDHADHIKSVGSISNDYSVSVYTTNSVHNGIENNYCVRKKINNGCVKVIEKDKTFQLGDFKITPFEVPHDSSDNVGYKIEHDGIIFVLMTDIGHITDDMHQYIGEANYLVIEANHDEEMLSNGPYPAHLKVRILGPNGHLSNSECGNALAQYATPELKHVWLCHLSEENNHPVLAQKTIETTLKAHGIIAGVDFKLEVLKRKIPSEIYNLI; encoded by the coding sequence ATGCTGAAGTTTATATCGTTCGGCAGTGGAAGTAGTGGCAATTGCTACTATTTATATACAGAAACTGACGGATTACTTATTGATGCTGGAATTGGGGTGAGAACCTTGAAAAAGCATTTTAAGAACTATGGATTACAAATGACGAGTATACATCATTTGCTTATAACTCACGACCATGCTGACCACATAAAATCAGTAGGTAGTATAAGTAATGATTACAGCGTCAGCGTGTATACAACCAACTCTGTACATAATGGAATTGAGAATAATTACTGCGTTAGAAAAAAGATAAACAATGGCTGTGTAAAAGTCATTGAAAAGGATAAGACTTTCCAACTTGGAGATTTTAAAATAACGCCTTTCGAAGTTCCTCATGACAGCTCTGACAATGTGGGATATAAGATCGAACATGACGGAATAATATTCGTTTTGATGACTGATATCGGGCATATAACTGATGACATGCATCAATACATCGGCGAAGCTAATTATCTTGTTATAGAAGCTAACCATGATGAGGAAATGCTTAGCAATGGACCTTACCCAGCACATCTTAAGGTTAGGATTTTAGGACCTAACGGTCACCTAAGTAATTCTGAATGCGGTAATGCATTAGCACAATACGCTACGCCTGAGCTGAAACATGTATGGCTATGTCATCTAAGCGAAGAAAACAATCATCCTGTATTGGCGCAAAAGACGATTGAAACTACTCTTAAAGCTCATGGAATTATAGCTGGGGTAGACTTTAAATTAGAAGTACTTAAACGCAAGATTCCAAGTGAGATATATAATCTCATTTAG